In a genomic window of Methanolobus chelungpuianus:
- the carB gene encoding carbamoyl-phosphate synthase large subunit: MPKREDIKKVLLIGSGPIMIGQAAEFDFSGSQACRSLKEEGIEVVLVNSNPATIMTDPEMADAVYIEPLDYRSVEKIIAKERPDGIIAGIGGQTGLNVTSELAEHGILDKYGVKLLGTPLDAIKNTEDRELFKQTMQRIGEKVPRSRAVSSLKEAEEVIDELGLPLIIRPAYTLGGAGGGIAHSREELLEICERGLRRSRIHQVLIEESVLGWKEFEYEVMRDANDTCIVICNMENLDAMGVHTGESMVVTPSQTLNDQEHQMLRTAAIKIIRAFGIEGGCNIQFALKDGDYRIVEVNPRVSRSSALASKATGYPIARVTAKIALGMRLDEILNNVTKQTPASFEPTIDYVVTKIPRWPFDKFVNADKTLTTAMKSTGEVMAIGRTIEESLQKAIRSLDIKMDLGSDEWNSSEVRTLLQTPTSERLFVIYYALRNGFTPEEISQLTSIDVFFIKKIKNIVDMENALEESAKAGEMSADLLRRSKRMGFTDSKIAKHTGRTREEINDLRRKAGINATYKMVDTCAAEFAAATPYYYSCYETMCETKPSDRKKIVILGSGPIRIGQGIEFDYCTVHAVSAIREAGIEAQIINNNPETVSTDYDTSDKLFFEPLTLEDVMNVIEREKPYGVLVQFGGQTSINLALPLEKELKRREDLNTVILGTSPSDIDVAEDREKFNLLMQKLDIKQPDAGYAKSQAQAIEIAARIGYPVLVRPSYVLGGRAMEIVYDRNDLERYMREAVKVSPEHPILIDDFLESAVEIDVDAVCDGKDVLIGAIMEHIEEAGVHSGDSACVIPPQSLSEETLAIVRDYTRRIALALNVKGLINLQMAKKGDTVYVLEANPRSSRTIPFVSKAVGLPLAKIAAQVIIGKSLKELGYNLEKEPTVKHVSVKEVLLPFDKLPGADPVLGPEMKSTGEVMGIDYDYGRAFFKAQLSADNILPLTGKVFMSIRNVDEEQLLEVARKLKDAGIELVGTKGTAEFLEKNGIEMGIIKKVHDGSPNVIDMMRRDEVALVINTPTNKQARKDGSRIRRAAVDFKVPYITTIQAALAAASAITAMKMGEGTVKSINEYHKEIATNN; the protein is encoded by the coding sequence ATGCCAAAACGTGAAGATATTAAAAAGGTACTTTTGATCGGCTCAGGCCCGATAATGATCGGCCAGGCGGCGGAGTTCGACTTTTCCGGAAGCCAGGCATGCCGGTCCCTCAAAGAGGAAGGGATCGAAGTAGTACTCGTGAACTCCAACCCTGCGACCATCATGACAGATCCTGAGATGGCGGATGCTGTCTACATAGAGCCCCTGGATTACAGGTCCGTTGAGAAGATAATAGCAAAGGAAAGGCCTGACGGCATAATCGCCGGTATTGGCGGCCAGACAGGACTGAACGTGACCAGTGAGCTTGCAGAGCACGGCATCCTGGACAAGTATGGAGTGAAACTGCTCGGCACTCCCCTTGACGCTATCAAGAACACCGAGGACCGCGAACTGTTCAAGCAGACCATGCAGAGAATAGGAGAGAAGGTCCCGCGCAGCAGGGCAGTGTCATCCCTGAAGGAGGCAGAGGAGGTTATTGATGAACTCGGCCTTCCGCTGATCATTCGCCCGGCCTACACGCTTGGAGGCGCAGGAGGCGGCATTGCCCACTCAAGGGAAGAGCTTCTCGAGATATGTGAGAGGGGACTCAGGCGCAGCCGCATCCATCAGGTACTGATAGAGGAGAGCGTGCTCGGCTGGAAAGAGTTCGAGTACGAGGTCATGCGTGACGCAAACGATACCTGCATAGTCATCTGTAACATGGAGAACCTTGACGCCATGGGAGTCCATACCGGTGAATCCATGGTGGTCACCCCGTCCCAGACCCTCAATGATCAGGAGCACCAGATGCTCAGGACAGCCGCAATCAAGATCATACGCGCTTTCGGTATCGAAGGCGGATGTAATATCCAGTTCGCCCTCAAGGATGGTGATTACAGGATAGTCGAGGTCAACCCCCGTGTGTCCCGTTCATCCGCACTTGCTTCAAAGGCCACCGGTTACCCTATTGCCAGGGTGACCGCAAAGATTGCTCTTGGAATGAGGCTTGACGAGATCCTCAATAACGTCACAAAGCAGACCCCGGCTTCCTTTGAACCTACCATTGACTATGTTGTTACCAAGATCCCAAGATGGCCTTTCGACAAGTTCGTTAACGCCGACAAGACCCTGACCACCGCAATGAAGAGCACGGGAGAGGTAATGGCTATCGGCCGTACCATCGAGGAATCACTGCAGAAGGCTATCCGCTCCCTTGATATCAAGATGGACCTTGGGTCCGATGAGTGGAACAGCAGCGAGGTCAGGACCCTTCTGCAGACTCCAACAAGCGAGAGGCTGTTCGTTATCTATTATGCCCTTCGCAATGGTTTCACGCCTGAGGAGATCTCCCAGCTGACATCAATAGATGTCTTCTTCATCAAGAAGATCAAGAACATCGTGGACATGGAAAATGCCCTTGAGGAAAGTGCAAAAGCAGGAGAGATGTCAGCAGATCTCCTGCGCCGCAGCAAGCGCATGGGCTTCACCGACTCCAAGATCGCAAAACATACCGGCAGGACCCGTGAGGAGATAAATGATCTCAGGCGCAAGGCAGGTATAAATGCAACCTACAAGATGGTGGACACCTGTGCAGCGGAATTTGCGGCAGCAACTCCCTACTATTACTCTTGTTATGAGACGATGTGCGAAACAAAGCCCTCGGACCGCAAGAAGATCGTTATCCTGGGCTCAGGCCCAATAAGGATAGGCCAGGGTATTGAGTTTGACTATTGTACCGTGCATGCGGTGTCGGCCATCAGGGAAGCAGGCATAGAGGCCCAGATCATCAACAACAACCCTGAGACCGTTTCCACTGACTATGACACCTCTGACAAGCTCTTCTTCGAACCGCTTACCCTTGAGGATGTAATGAATGTCATCGAGCGCGAGAAACCCTATGGTGTGCTTGTGCAGTTCGGAGGACAGACATCCATAAACCTCGCTCTGCCGCTTGAAAAGGAGCTCAAGAGGCGTGAGGACCTCAATACTGTGATACTCGGAACCTCACCGTCGGACATAGACGTTGCAGAGGACCGCGAGAAGTTCAACCTGCTCATGCAGAAGCTGGATATCAAGCAGCCTGATGCGGGTTATGCTAAGTCACAGGCCCAGGCCATTGAGATAGCTGCACGTATCGGATATCCTGTGCTTGTCAGGCCCTCCTATGTGCTGGGAGGCAGGGCAATGGAGATCGTCTACGACAGGAACGATCTCGAGCGCTACATGCGCGAGGCTGTGAAGGTGTCCCCGGAGCATCCTATCCTCATCGACGACTTCCTTGAGAGCGCAGTGGAGATCGATGTTGATGCCGTATGTGACGGCAAGGATGTGCTTATAGGCGCCATCATGGAGCACATCGAAGAAGCAGGTGTCCACTCCGGTGACTCTGCATGTGTTATTCCTCCGCAGTCCCTCTCTGAGGAGACCCTGGCGATCGTGCGCGACTATACACGCAGGATAGCACTGGCACTGAACGTAAAGGGACTCATAAATCTCCAGATGGCAAAGAAGGGCGATACTGTATATGTGCTTGAGGCGAACCCGCGCTCAAGCAGGACCATACCCTTCGTATCCAAGGCCGTTGGACTGCCGCTGGCAAAGATCGCCGCGCAGGTCATCATAGGCAAGAGCCTGAAGGAACTTGGCTACAACCTGGAGAAAGAGCCGACCGTGAAGCATGTATCCGTGAAGGAAGTACTGCTCCCGTTCGATAAGCTGCCGGGTGCAGATCCGGTTCTCGGCCCTGAGATGAAGAGTACCGGAGAGGTAATGGGGATTGATTACGATTACGGGCGCGCTTTCTTCAAGGCCCAGCTAAGTGCCGATAACATACTGCCGCTTACGGGCAAGGTGTTCATGTCCATAAGGAATGTGGACGAAGAGCAGCTGCTAGAGGTCGCACGCAAGCTCAAGGATGCAGGAATTGAACTGGTAGGCACCAAGGGTACCGCAGAGTTCCTTGAGAAGAACGGCATCGAGATGGGCATCATCAAGAAAGTGCACGACGGCAGCCCCAATGTCATCGATATGATGCGCAGGGACGAGGTCGCCCTTGTGATCAACACGCCGACCAACAAGCAGGCTCGGAAGGACGGCTCCAGGATCCGCCGTGCGGCTGTGGACTTCAAGGTCCCCTATATCACGACGATCCAGGCGGCACTGGCAGCAGCCTCTGCAATAACTGCAATGAAGATGGGCGAGGGAACTGTAAAGTCCATCAACGAATACCATAAAGAGATAGCCACCAACAATTGA
- a CDS encoding argininosuccinate synthase has product MSKKVVLAYSGGLDTSVCIPLLKEKYGYDKVITVSVDVGQPPQEVQEAEQKAKKISDGHYTIDAKEEFVKDYIFPLIKANGDYEGYVMGTSVARPLIARKVVEIADKEGAVALAHGCTGKGNDQLRFEAVFRLTDLDVVAPMRDMNLTREWEIDYARKHGIPVAATSAKPWSVDENIWSRSIEGGRLEDPGFIPPEEIYQWTVSPANAPEAQTIVIGFEKGVPVSLDGKKMGGVELINKLNKIAGSHGVGRTDMIEDRVLGLKARENYEHPAATVLLAAHKDLEKLVLSRAELKFKKIVDEQWSELAYSGLVDEPLYHDLNAFINKTQERVTGAVTVKLYKGSVTILARSSPCALYSEDMVSFDSAILNQKDAEGYAKYHGFQARLYKKVVEK; this is encoded by the coding sequence ATGTCAAAGAAAGTAGTACTTGCTTACTCGGGCGGACTTGACACATCCGTGTGCATCCCGCTGCTTAAGGAAAAATACGGTTACGACAAGGTCATTACTGTTTCTGTGGATGTAGGCCAGCCCCCGCAGGAAGTGCAGGAAGCCGAGCAGAAGGCCAAGAAGATCAGTGACGGACACTACACCATTGATGCAAAGGAAGAGTTCGTGAAGGATTACATCTTCCCGCTCATCAAGGCCAACGGCGACTATGAAGGTTACGTGATGGGCACTTCCGTAGCCCGTCCCCTGATCGCAAGGAAAGTCGTGGAGATCGCGGACAAGGAGGGCGCAGTTGCACTGGCCCATGGCTGTACCGGCAAGGGCAACGACCAGCTCAGGTTCGAGGCTGTTTTCAGGCTCACCGACCTGGACGTTGTCGCACCCATGAGAGATATGAACCTCACCCGTGAATGGGAGATAGATTACGCCAGGAAACATGGCATCCCCGTGGCAGCTACCAGCGCCAAGCCCTGGAGTGTTGACGAGAACATATGGAGCCGCAGCATCGAGGGTGGCCGGCTGGAAGACCCGGGCTTCATCCCTCCTGAGGAGATATACCAGTGGACTGTCTCTCCGGCAAATGCACCGGAGGCGCAGACCATTGTTATCGGTTTCGAGAAAGGTGTCCCGGTCTCTCTTGATGGCAAGAAAATGGGTGGTGTGGAGCTTATCAATAAGCTCAACAAGATTGCAGGCTCCCACGGAGTCGGCCGCACCGACATGATCGAGGACCGCGTTCTCGGCCTCAAGGCACGCGAGAACTACGAGCACCCCGCAGCCACGGTACTGCTTGCAGCCCACAAAGACCTGGAGAAGCTGGTCTTAAGCCGCGCCGAGCTCAAGTTCAAGAAGATAGTCGATGAGCAGTGGTCCGAGCTTGCCTATTCCGGCCTGGTCGACGAGCCCCTCTACCACGACCTGAACGCTTTCATCAACAAGACCCAGGAACGTGTCACAGGCGCTGTCACCGTCAAACTCTACAAAGGCAGCGTGACAATCCTCGCCCGCAGCTCCCCCTGTGCCCTCTACTCCGAGGACATGGTATCCTTCGACAGCGCCATCCTCAACCAGAAGGACGCCGAGGGCTATGCGAAGTATCATGGCTTCCAGGCAAGATTGTACAAGAAGGTTGTCGAGAAGTGA
- a CDS encoding nucleotidyltransferase family protein: MPELEDRFKVRSLAVFGSYVRGEQTDASDLDVLIEFNEAPGLLEFIGLENYLSDTLEIKVDLVLKVP; the protein is encoded by the coding sequence TTGCCGGAACTGGAAGACAGGTTCAAGGTTAGGTCTCTTGCTGTTTTCGGTTCTTATGTAAGGGGAGAGCAGACAGATGCCAGTGATCTTGATGTATTGATCGAGTTCAATGAAGCCCCTGGCCTTCTTGAATTCATCGGACTTGAGAATTATCTTTCTGACACTTTGGAAATCAAGGTGGATCTGGTGTTAAAAGTGCCTTGA
- a CDS encoding DUF1579 family protein: protein MNAENVAAIEPDPALKALDIFVGKWITEGEIKDASGLVIARLSAADTYEWLRGGFFLLHRWEAQMDGDNSEGIEIIGYDPSGQTYLTQTFDSKGNFLIYRATLQDKRWNIWGRTERFTGMFGSDGKTLTGTWERLNGNSAWVPWMDIQLTKKGE, encoded by the coding sequence ATGAATGCCGAAAATGTTGCAGCGATTGAACCTGATCCTGCGCTCAAAGCCCTGGACATATTCGTGGGCAAATGGATCACAGAGGGAGAAATAAAAGATGCCTCCGGTCTGGTTATAGCCCGGCTGAGTGCTGCAGACACTTACGAGTGGCTCCGGGGAGGCTTTTTCCTCCTTCATCGCTGGGAAGCGCAGATGGACGGTGACAACTCTGAGGGTATTGAAATAATTGGATATGATCCCTCGGGTCAGACTTACCTGACACAGACTTTTGATAGCAAGGGAAACTTTCTCATTTACCGGGCCACCCTGCAGGACAAAAGATGGAATATTTGGGGGAGAACGGAGCGGTTTACGGGCATGTTCGGCAGTGATGGTAAAACTTTAACGGGCACCTGGGAGAGGCTCAATGGCAATTCTGCCTGGGTGCCTTGGATGGATATACAGTTGACCAAAAAGGGTGAGTGA
- a CDS encoding VOC family protein has protein sequence MFKDTKAFSSFSVDDLAKAKAFYGETLGLEVTEEMGMGLKLHIAGGMWIFVYPKEDHQPATFTILNFLVDDIDRAVDELKARGVVFEKYGGKLQTDEKGIARSKSAEEGPDIAWFKDPAGNFLSVLTKEKA, from the coding sequence ATGTTTAAAGACACGAAAGCATTCAGCAGTTTTTCTGTTGACGACTTGGCAAAAGCTAAAGCCTTTTATGGTGAAACGCTTGGCCTTGAAGTGACCGAAGAAATGGGCATGGGACTGAAACTTCACATTGCAGGCGGTATGTGGATCTTCGTCTATCCAAAAGAAGACCACCAACCGGCAACGTTTACGATTTTGAACTTCCTGGTTGACGACATCGACAGGGCGGTAGACGAATTGAAAGCCCGCGGTGTCGTTTTTGAGAAGTATGGGGGCAAGCTGCAGACCGATGAAAAAGGCATAGCCCGCAGTAAATCTGCTGAAGAGGGTCCTGATATCGCATGGTTCAAAGACCCGGCAGGGAATTTCTTATCCGTGTTGACGAAAGAGAAGGCATAA
- a CDS encoding PGF-CTERM sorting domain-containing protein: MKYRLFLMVLSVLLIVPGISVVSAIPSYLESFNQQYDTNGTRLDSCNICHTDTEKESINSYASDYSESGRDFSSIEALDSDEDGFTNIEEINALTLPGDPADRPQTTEAPSETGANETDEQQTPGFEGIAAVIGLMAAVYLMGRNSRM, encoded by the coding sequence ATGAAATATAGATTATTTTTGATGGTGCTTTCAGTACTGCTTATTGTGCCTGGGATATCTGTGGTATCAGCCATACCCAGTTACCTGGAGTCTTTCAACCAGCAGTACGATACCAACGGCACCAGGCTTGATTCATGCAATATCTGTCATACAGATACCGAGAAAGAATCAATTAACTCTTATGCAAGTGACTATTCAGAAAGCGGAAGAGACTTTTCATCAATTGAGGCACTTGACTCAGATGAAGATGGATTCACGAATATAGAGGAAATCAATGCCCTGACCTTACCGGGAGACCCTGCAGACCGACCGCAAACTACAGAGGCCCCGTCAGAAACCGGGGCTAATGAAACCGATGAGCAACAGACTCCGGGGTTTGAAGGTATTGCTGCAGTTATAGGGCTAATGGCAGCAGTATATCTGATGGGTAGAAACAGCCGCATGTGA
- a CDS encoding PLP-dependent aminotransferase family protein, translating to MSTIFADRMENTRKSFIREILKVTQQPEVISFAGGLPNPGLFPVDEVAAAAAKVLSEEGRNALQYSTTEGYLPLREFIAQRYLLKSGLKIDPDEILITNGSQQSIDLIGKVFLNKGDRVVIESPGYLGAIQAFSIFEPEFVEVPLLEDGIDTDQLDRILAGSSGKLFYTVPTFQNPSGITYSRQKREETAKILQRHNIVCVEDNAYWELRFAGEDLPTIRNFSDNTILLGSFSKIIAPGIRMGWICAQGETMEKLLIAKQAADLHSNYLSQRIIYQYLLDNDIDEHILKIKDAYGKRRDLMIGLMEEHFPEGIGYTKPEGGMFVWVTLPEGISSMDLFELAIKENVAFVPGSPFYTRDGMGINTLRLNFSNSDFDKIEEGIKRLAGCLRELNSD from the coding sequence ATGAGCACAATATTCGCTGACAGGATGGAGAATACCCGCAAGTCCTTCATCAGGGAGATACTGAAAGTCACCCAGCAGCCGGAGGTCATATCCTTTGCAGGCGGACTGCCAAACCCCGGTCTTTTCCCGGTGGATGAGGTAGCAGCGGCCGCTGCGAAGGTCCTGTCAGAGGAGGGAAGGAATGCCCTTCAGTACAGTACCACTGAGGGATACCTGCCTTTGAGAGAGTTCATCGCACAAAGATATCTCCTAAAAAGCGGGCTGAAGATCGACCCTGATGAGATTCTTATAACGAACGGCTCCCAGCAGAGCATCGACCTTATCGGAAAGGTCTTCCTGAATAAAGGAGACAGGGTTGTCATTGAAAGTCCCGGTTATCTTGGAGCGATCCAGGCGTTTTCCATCTTCGAGCCGGAATTTGTGGAAGTTCCCCTGCTGGAAGACGGTATAGACACCGACCAGCTTGACAGGATCCTGGCCGGAAGCAGTGGAAAGCTTTTCTATACGGTCCCCACCTTCCAGAACCCATCCGGCATTACGTACTCCAGGCAGAAAAGAGAAGAGACAGCCAAGATCCTCCAAAGGCATAACATTGTCTGTGTAGAGGATAATGCATACTGGGAACTGAGATTCGCAGGCGAGGATCTGCCCACAATCAGGAACTTTTCCGATAACACTATCCTGCTGGGCTCATTTTCAAAGATAATAGCTCCCGGGATCAGAATGGGATGGATATGCGCCCAGGGAGAGACCATGGAGAAACTGCTCATAGCAAAACAGGCTGCTGACCTGCATTCAAATTATCTTTCCCAGCGCATCATCTACCAATACCTCCTGGATAACGATATCGATGAACATATACTGAAAATAAAGGACGCCTATGGAAAACGCCGTGACCTGATGATCGGGCTGATGGAAGAGCATTTTCCGGAGGGCATCGGCTACACAAAGCCAGAAGGCGGGATGTTTGTATGGGTGACGCTGCCTGAAGGGATATCGTCAATGGATCTGTTCGAGCTTGCAATTAAGGAAAATGTTGCCTTTGTCCCAGGCAGTCCATTCTATACCCGGGACGGTATGGGAATCAACACGCTACGGCTGAACTTTTCCAACTCGGACTTCGATAAGATAGAAGAAGGAATCAAAAGGCTGGCGGGATGCCTGCGGGAACTTAATTCGGATTAA
- the mprF gene encoding bifunctional lysylphosphatidylglycerol flippase/synthetase MprF, whose translation MLKKNNFRNLELQKAASYLVPIAIFALSLAFLSSQLQLVHLQEVPSVFTELASGSILLALLFTFLSYMALMGYDFLAMRYIGQSVSYREIAKSSFTSTSISNNIGFHLSTGGYLRYRSYSAYGLTAIQIGKVITFCSITFWAGICFVGGLLLAFYPAGLPSAPFLSPLLLKILGGSLLVALSFYLALCLKKKVFVIKGEEVKFPDIRTALLQILISSLDSIFAGSALYFLLSQYGEVSFTYLLAMFLVAQTVAYASTVPGGIGVFEAIMLFTLAPYAGVSDVIVSLLVFRAVYYLTPLLVGIAILSYTEFNARKKVLIRLHKKTLKLSAFTPQVFSVLVFFAGVILLFSEALPPQIESIRILTRIIPLSLVEWSSLLSSIIGVMLLILANGLWKRVDGAYLLSVSILLLGSILSILKGFDYTESIILFIIFLLLLPNRKYFYRKSSLLDQSFSSDNIIAIAVVVISFIWIGLFAHEHIEYSQSLLWQFGTDLHVPRFLRSVVAALFILSVIGLMKLLGGSSKSLELPDEDEMARAKAISQDSKDTNGYLALLKDKYLMFNEPGSAFLMYGVSGKSWICMGDPIGKCERMKELIWDFHEMANLHQGWTVFYEISEKFIPYYLDIGLTLIKIGEEGKVPLSSFSLEGSAGKDFRYSVKRMEEKEGYHFEIIQPEDVAKHEGELKSISDAWLETKNTKEKGFSMGSFDIGYLSHFPLAVVKKGEQIAAFANIWIGAEKEELAIDLMRFDPGISNTTMEYLFVKLMLWGKENGYRYFSLGMSPLSGLENRTLAPLWNKIGATIFTHGEYFYNFKGLRAYKEKFNPVWEPRYIALPKGFKQMFVLKDVALLIAGGTKEIFSK comes from the coding sequence TTGCTAAAGAAAAACAATTTCAGGAACCTCGAGCTACAAAAAGCAGCCAGTTATCTCGTACCGATAGCCATTTTTGCGCTTTCACTGGCTTTCCTTAGCAGTCAGTTGCAATTGGTGCACCTGCAGGAAGTGCCATCTGTTTTTACAGAACTTGCATCCGGGAGCATACTGCTGGCACTTTTATTCACTTTCCTGAGCTATATGGCATTGATGGGCTATGATTTCCTGGCAATGCGCTACATAGGACAGTCGGTCTCCTACAGGGAAATCGCAAAATCCTCTTTCACGAGCACATCTATAAGTAATAATATCGGTTTTCATCTTTCCACAGGAGGCTATCTCCGCTACAGGTCATACTCGGCCTATGGGCTTACAGCGATACAGATCGGGAAGGTCATAACTTTCTGCAGTATCACCTTCTGGGCCGGCATATGCTTTGTTGGGGGATTGCTGCTTGCCTTCTATCCGGCAGGTCTTCCCTCTGCCCCTTTCCTAAGTCCTCTCCTCTTGAAGATACTTGGAGGCAGCCTGCTAGTAGCACTGTCTTTTTATCTTGCTCTTTGCCTGAAGAAGAAGGTCTTTGTCATAAAGGGGGAGGAAGTGAAGTTCCCGGATATCAGGACTGCACTGCTCCAGATACTTATATCATCTCTTGATTCCATCTTTGCAGGAAGCGCACTCTATTTCCTTCTCTCCCAGTATGGGGAGGTCTCTTTCACATATCTGCTTGCAATGTTCCTTGTGGCGCAGACAGTTGCCTATGCAAGTACTGTGCCTGGAGGCATCGGTGTATTTGAGGCTATCATGCTCTTCACCCTTGCCCCTTATGCAGGAGTATCAGATGTCATTGTATCGCTTCTAGTGTTCAGGGCAGTATACTATCTTACTCCGCTGCTTGTCGGAATTGCTATCCTCTCATATACTGAGTTCAATGCGAGGAAAAAGGTCCTGATAAGGCTGCATAAGAAGACGCTGAAACTATCGGCTTTCACTCCCCAGGTATTTTCCGTGCTCGTCTTCTTTGCAGGAGTAATACTGCTCTTTTCTGAGGCCCTCCCTCCCCAGATAGAAAGTATCCGCATCCTTACAAGGATAATTCCCCTGTCGCTAGTGGAGTGGTCAAGTCTCCTGAGCAGCATTATAGGCGTCATGCTCCTGATACTTGCCAACGGGCTCTGGAAGAGAGTTGACGGTGCTTACCTGCTATCGGTCTCGATACTTCTCCTGGGAAGCATACTTTCGATCCTTAAAGGCTTCGATTATACCGAGTCCATTATCCTGTTCATTATTTTCCTGCTGTTGCTGCCTAACAGGAAATACTTCTACAGGAAATCGTCCCTTCTGGACCAGTCCTTTAGCAGCGACAATATCATTGCGATAGCCGTGGTGGTCATCAGTTTTATCTGGATCGGGCTCTTTGCGCACGAACATATCGAATATTCACAAAGCCTTTTGTGGCAGTTCGGCACCGACCTGCATGTGCCAAGATTCCTGAGATCAGTTGTGGCCGCCCTTTTCATACTGTCTGTAATAGGACTCATGAAACTGCTGGGTGGCTCCAGCAAGAGCCTTGAACTACCGGATGAAGACGAAATGGCCAGAGCAAAAGCGATATCTCAAGACAGCAAGGATACAAACGGCTACCTGGCACTGCTGAAGGACAAGTACCTGATGTTCAACGAGCCCGGGAGTGCATTCCTCATGTACGGAGTTTCAGGCAAGAGCTGGATATGTATGGGCGATCCTATTGGGAAATGTGAGCGCATGAAGGAGCTTATATGGGATTTCCATGAAATGGCAAACCTGCATCAGGGATGGACCGTTTTCTATGAGATCAGTGAAAAGTTCATTCCATATTATCTGGACATTGGCCTGACCCTTATTAAGATAGGAGAGGAAGGCAAGGTCCCGCTCTCATCCTTTTCCCTCGAAGGGAGTGCAGGAAAGGATTTTCGCTATTCTGTGAAGCGAATGGAGGAGAAGGAAGGCTACCACTTTGAGATAATTCAGCCAGAAGATGTGGCAAAGCATGAGGGTGAGCTGAAAAGCATATCTGATGCCTGGCTGGAGACTAAAAACACCAAGGAAAAAGGCTTCTCTATGGGTTCCTTCGATATAGGATACCTGAGTCATTTCCCTCTAGCAGTTGTAAAAAAGGGAGAGCAGATAGCAGCTTTTGCAAATATATGGATCGGAGCTGAAAAAGAAGAGCTCGCCATTGACCTTATGCGCTTCGACCCCGGAATATCAAACACAACGATGGAATATCTCTTCGTGAAGCTGATGCTCTGGGGCAAGGAGAACGGCTACAGGTACTTCTCCCTTGGCATGTCGCCGCTGTCCGGCCTGGAGAACAGGACTCTGGCACCCCTCTGGAACAAGATCGGGGCAACTATATTCACTCACGGGGAATATTTCTACAATTTCAAGGGGCTGCGCGCCTATAAAGAGAAGTTCAACCCCGTCTGGGAGCCCAGGTATATAGCCTTGCCAAAAGGTTTCAAGCAGATGTTCGTGCTCAAGGACGTGGCGCTGCTCATAGCGGGCGGGACGAAGGAAATATTCTCAAAGTAA